In the genome of Pandoraea apista, one region contains:
- the traJ gene encoding conjugal transfer transcriptional regulator TraJ has protein sequence MNVELTPDRKRVRGSRRKKHLRVPVFPDEDARIEASAGKAGLPVATYLRNVGLGYDVRGVADLKHIKQLAKINADQGRLGGLLKLWLTNDERVAGFGVGSINALLGKLGETQEQLREVMRHVLKG, from the coding sequence ATGAATGTTGAATTGACGCCAGACAGGAAGCGTGTTCGTGGTTCGCGACGGAAGAAGCACCTTCGAGTGCCTGTTTTTCCGGACGAGGATGCGCGTATTGAGGCGAGCGCTGGGAAGGCCGGGTTGCCCGTCGCGACCTATCTTCGCAACGTTGGTCTTGGTTATGACGTGCGCGGTGTGGCGGATCTCAAGCACATCAAGCAGCTCGCCAAGATCAACGCAGATCAAGGGCGTCTTGGGGGCTTGCTAAAGCTATGGCTTACCAACGACGAGAGAGTCGCCGGCTTCGGCGTTGGGTCAATCAATGCGTTGCTCGGGAAGTTGGGTGAGACACAGGAACAGCTTCGCGAGGTCATGCGACATGTGCTCAAGGGATGA